From Labrus bergylta chromosome 22, fLabBer1.1, whole genome shotgun sequence, one genomic window encodes:
- the LOC136177471 gene encoding butyrophilin subfamily 1 member A1-like: protein MTLRGRRGVAELLFLQSLLLTIKGELRLTGQPEPVVGLVGQQCVLSCRLQPAESVADKSVEWTRADLDPTYVLIYRQRRLEPKEVNPSFKERTELFEQGPEKGDMSLKLNYPKLSDTGTYTCKLVMDVSSQFSLEVPVVIGAVSEPQITLERSLDKLVFKCEVRNWYPKPEMEWRDSKEQIVPHEDISPVQDDEYFSIVSRITVEMWASDNYTCTVRQLGIRETRKTNFTVPEIYKKYVSLEIHLTNIVAVSSVVVVLLLVVFVYWAWRKRGRRTDVTDGAGMPLRESQQSEITRLGQQVELKESEITRLGQQVELKESEITRLGQQVELKESEITRLGQQVELKESEITRLRQQVEPLRHESCSKVSADSEA, encoded by the exons ATGACCTTGAGAGGCCGCCGCGGCGTGGCTGAACTATTGTTCTTGCAGAGCTTGCTTCTGACTATCAAAG GTGAACTTCGGTTGACAGGACAACCAGAGCCAGTGGTCGGCTTAGTTGGACAACAATGTGTCCTTTCATGTCGCCTGCAGCCAGCAGAAAGCGTTGCTGATAAGTCGGTGGAGTGGACACGAGCAGACCTGGATCCCACTTACGTTCTTATTTACCGTCAAAGGCGTTTGGAGCCTAAGGAGGTAAATCCATCCTTCAAGGAAAGGACAGAGTTGTTTGAACAGGGACCTGAGAAAGGCGACATGTCCTTGAAGCTGAATTACCCTAAACTGTCTGACACTGGGACATACACATGTAAACTGGTTATGGATGTGAGCTCCCAATTTTCTCTTGAAGTCCCTGTTG TCATAGGTGCCGTTTCTGAGCCACAGATCACTCTCGAGAGATCTTTGGACAAACTCGTTTTTAAGTGTGAAGTGAGAAACTGGTACCCAAAGCCTGAGATGGAGTGGAGGGACAGCAAAGAGCAAATCGTCCCTCATGAAGACATCAGTCCAGTCCAGGATGATGAATACTTCTCCATCGTGAGCAGGATTACAGTGGAGATGTGGGCAAGTGATAATTACACGTGTACAGTTCGACAACTGGGCATTAGAGAAACGAGGAAAACAAATTTTACAGTTCCAG AAATCTACAAGAAATATGTTTCCCTGGAAATACATTTGACTAATATTGTTGCGGTATCATCAGTAGTGGTCGTGCTGCtccttgttgtatttgtttattgGG CTTGGAGGAAAAGGGGTCGGAGAACAG ATGTGACTGACGGAGCTGGTATGCCACTCAGGGAGAGTCAACAGAGTGAAATCACTCGTCTTGGTCAACAAGTGGAACTTAAGGAGAGTGAAATCACTCGTCTTGGTCAACAAGTGGAACTTAAGGAGAGTGAAATCACTCGTCTTGGTCAACAAGTGGAACTTAAGGAGAGTGAAATCACTCGTCTTGGTCAACAAGTGGAACTTAAGGAGAGTGAAATCACTCGTCTTCGTCAACAAGTGGAACCTCTGCGGCATGAAAGTTGTAGCAAAGTTTCAGCTGACTCTGAGGCCTGA
- the LOC110005509 gene encoding low affinity immunoglobulin gamma Fc region receptor II-like, translating to MTLTFGFLQRKTEEVLSHLCRSRPAASLQRKTMKPTVLFLNFCVFLVTVSCGMEDKVFHLQTTPDRSQFFQYEDVSLSCKGSPGAALLKRNTTRGGVESCPSGWGTLENSTCSIRTMYPFDSGLYWCESDSGERSQTLHIIVSAGDVILESPVHPVGEGDNVTLRCREKTPSSGLKKFSKDGLLVWSNITETLTIHGVSKSDEGLYMCSIPGVSQSPGSWLSVTVSEPAAAPVFPALRVIRHAVAGFPYLLSTVILALVYRDKRSAAQDVSEDRSHRVVMEVV from the exons ATGACCTTGACGTTTGGCTTCTTGCAAAGGAAAAC GGAGGAAGTGCTGAGCCACTTATGTCGAAGTCGACCAGCTGCCAGCCTGCAGCGAAAGACGATGAAGCCCACTGTGTTATTTCTCAACTTCT GTGTGTTTCTTGTAACCGTTTCATGTGGTATGGAAGACAAAG TCTTCCATCTACAAACGACTCCCGACAGATCTCAGTTCTTTCAGTATGAGGACGTCTCTCTGAGCTGCAAGGGCTCGCCCGGCGCCGCTCTGCTGAAGAGGAACACCACCAGAGGAGGAGTTGAGTCCTGCCCGAGTGGTTGGGGAACTCTGGAGAACTCGACCTGCAGCATCCGTACCATGTACCCCTTCGATAGCGGACTCTACTGGTGTGAGTCTGACTCAGGAGAGAGGAGCCAAACTTTACACATCATAGTCTCAG ctgGTGATGTGATCCTGGAGAGTCCGGTCCATCCCGTGGGGGAGGGGGACAACGTGACTCTGCGCTGTCGAGAGAAGACGCCTTCCTCTGGACTAAAAAAATTCAGTAAAGACGGCCTCCTCGTTTGGAGCAACATCACAGAAACTCTGACCATCCACGGTGTGTCCAAGTCCGATGAAGGACTCTACATGTGCAGCATCCCCGGAGTCAGCCAATCACCAGGCAGCTGGCTTTCCGTCACAG TGTCAGAGCCGGCAGCAGCTCCTGTGTTTCCCGCCCTCAGAGTTATTCGTCACGCAGTGGCGGGGTTTCCTTACCTGCTGTCCACGGTCATCCTGGCACTCGTATACAGAGACAAGAGAAGCG CTGCTCAGGATGTTTCAGAGGACCGGAGCCATCGCGTCGTCATGGAGGTGGTATAG
- the LOC110002760 gene encoding endophilin-A1 has product MSVAGLKKQFHKATQKVSEKVGGAEGTKLDDDFKEMEKKVDVTSRAVLDIMTKTTEYLQPNPASRAKLSMINTMSKIRGQDKGPGYPQAESVLGEAMLKFGRELGEESSFGLALIDASESMKELGEVKDALDMEVKQNFIDPLQNLHDKDLKEIQHHLKKMEGRRLDFDYKKKRQGKVQDDDLKQALEKFDESKEIAEQSMFNLLESDIEQVSQLAALVQAQLEYHSRSAEILQQLSSKMEERIKEVSSKPRKEYAPKPRMTLELLPPSESQNGGIHSAKSPGRSPAPMDQPCCRALYDFEPENEGELGFKEGDIITLTNQIDDNWYEGMINGQSGFFPINYVDILVPLPH; this is encoded by the exons ATGTCCGTCGCGGGGTTGAAGAAACAGTTCCATAAAGCCACCCAG aaAGTCAGCGAGAAGGTCGGAGGAGCCGAAGGAACCAAACTAGACGATGActtcaaagaaatggaaaag AAGGTGGACGTCACCAGCAGAGCAGTGTTGGACATCATGACCAAAACCACAGAGTACCTTCAACCTAACCCAG CGTCCAGAGCCAAGCTGAGCATGATAAACACCATGTCAAAGATCCGCGGGCAGGACAAGGGACCCGGCTACCCGCAGGCGGAGAGCGTCCTGGGAGAGGCCATGTTGAAGTTTGGACGGGAGTTAGGGGAGGAGTCAAGCTTCG GTTTGGCGCTAATCGACGCCAGTGAATCGATGAAGGAGCTCGGGGAGGTGAAAGACGCTCTGGACATGGAGGTCAAACAGAACTTCATCGACCCGTTGCAGAACCTCCACGACAAAGATCTCAAAGAGATACAG CACCATTTGAAGAAGATGGAGGGCCGTCGTCTAGACTTCGACTACAAGAAGAAGCGCCAGGGGAAAGTCCAGGACGACGATCTCAAACAGGCGCTGGAGAAGTTCGACGAGAGCAAAGAGATCGCAGAGCAGAGCATGTTCAACCTCCTGGAGAGTGAT ataGAGCAGGTGAGCCAGCTGGCAGCGTTGGTTCAAGCACAGTTGGAATACCACAGCCGCTCTGCTGAAATCCTCCAACAGCTCTCCAGCAAGATGGAGGAAAG GATCAAAGAAGTGTCCAGTAAACCGAGGAAGGAGTACGCTCCCAAACCCAGGATGACCCTGGAGTTGCTGCCCCCCAGCGAAAGCCAAAATGGGGGGATTCACTCTGCCAAATCGCCAGGAAGATCACCAG CCCCCATGGACCAGCCATGTTGCCGAGCACTCTACGACTTTGAACCAGAGAACGAAGGCGAGCTGGGCTTCAAAGAAGGCGACATCATCACCCTGACCAACCAGATTGACGACAACTGGTACGAAGGCATGATCAACGGCCAGTCGGGATTCTTCCCAATCAACTATGTGGATATCCTAGTGCCACTCCCTCATTAG